From a region of the Armatimonadota bacterium genome:
- a CDS encoding DEAD/DEAH box helicase: MDLPFHPLVTRWFRERFPEPTPAQRLGWPAIAAGRDTLIAAPTGSGKTLAAFLWSLSELLSSPLLPDQTQVVYVSPLRALSNDIHRNLQEPLQQIRELAGREGTWVPEVRVAVRTGDTLPRERDRMVRRPPHILVTTPESLYLLLTAERGRRVLRTARTVIVDELHAIAQDKRGAHLTLSLERLDHLAGRRCQRIGLSATAHPLEELARLLVGTARCGSDGSPDCAIVDAGWQRAWDLSIWVPEQLLGPVATHEIWAEVYDRIAELAGRHRTTLVFVSTRKLAERVAHRLSERLGEGRVASHHGSLARTLRQETERRLKQGDLSVVVATASLELGIDIGHVDLVCHVGAPRALSTLLQRVGRSGHGMDRMPKGVLFPLTRDELMQCAAAVQAVRRGILDRVLLPEKPLDVLAQQMVAIAACAPIAEHELFALVRGAYPYRNLSRREFEQVLEMLSEGIAARRGRAGALLHRDRVKGVVRARRGARMVAITCGGAIPETFDFDVIAEPDETLVGRVNEEFAVESAPGDVFLLGNTSWRVRRVESSGRVRVENAHGAPPTIPFWLGEAPARTWELSQAVSDLRAAVAQRIHDPSGAVAWLVQETGLDEAGAKQVVDYIRETVAVLGCVPTQDCLVAERFFDEAGGMQIVLHTPFGARVNRAWGLALRKRFCLTFDFELQAAATDDGILLSLGEQHSFPLELIFSFVRSQTVEKDLLQATLQSPLFLTRWRQNAQRALAVLRQRGGRKVPPQIQRMQAEDLLAAVFPDQVGCQDNRMGPITPPDHPLVNETIRSCLEEAMDLGRLAEIVGRMERGEIRTVAVETPIPSPASHEILNANPYAFLDDAPLEERRARAVQLRRVDPELARGPGALDPEAIEEVRAQAWPDVRDPDELHDLLHTLVLLPVREAGLWEAFAESLLREGRATVAVAGDLRGYVAAERVPFVRAIWPQARFQPEPERATDLPQPTREEAVLAVVRGWMPHLGPTTAPALAARLGLPEGEVTAALAALEGTGMVLRGHYTPGLVEEEWCERRLLARIHRLTVGRLRREIEPVAPSDFMRFLFRWQHVHPGTQLHGRDGLLQVIGQLQGLELPAEAWETSVLPARIRAYNPADLEALCLSGVVTWGRIGRDGNPEPKGIRRRRSFLRTTPIAFLLREDLEVYAQRDGLSREGLSVVARDVLAYLEAHGASFLSDMARALRRLPSEVEAALWELVGAGLVSGDGVGGLRQLLRRGRRGLRVLPGGLHGRSLPVGRWALWGSGGKIPEPERTERIAQQLLRRYGVVFREVLIRERIAPPWRDLVGVYRRWELQGRIRGGRFVGGFTGEQYALPEAVEALRAVRRTAGDPEVVVLSAADPLNLVGILVPGERLPPWSDLWIAFRNGVPVEAAPLGALLRRVGAQGTDA; encoded by the coding sequence ATGGACCTTCCCTTCCACCCTCTCGTGACGCGCTGGTTCCGGGAACGGTTCCCGGAACCCACCCCGGCCCAGCGTCTGGGTTGGCCCGCCATCGCGGCAGGAAGGGACACCCTCATCGCGGCCCCCACGGGCTCCGGGAAGACCCTCGCGGCCTTCCTGTGGTCCCTGAGCGAGTTGCTCTCCTCGCCGCTGCTTCCGGACCAGACCCAAGTGGTGTACGTCTCGCCCCTGCGGGCCCTGAGCAACGACATCCACCGCAACCTGCAGGAGCCCCTTCAGCAGATCCGGGAGCTCGCGGGGCGGGAGGGGACGTGGGTGCCGGAGGTCCGGGTGGCGGTGCGTACGGGCGATACCCTTCCCCGCGAGCGGGACCGGATGGTGCGCCGTCCCCCCCACATCCTCGTGACCACCCCGGAGTCCCTGTACCTCCTGCTCACCGCGGAGCGCGGCCGGCGGGTTCTGCGTACCGCCCGCACGGTGATCGTGGACGAGCTGCACGCCATCGCCCAGGACAAGCGGGGAGCCCACCTCACCCTCTCCCTGGAGCGGCTGGATCACCTCGCGGGGCGGCGCTGCCAGCGCATCGGGCTTAGCGCCACCGCCCACCCTCTCGAGGAGCTGGCCCGGCTGCTGGTGGGGACCGCCCGGTGTGGGTCGGACGGCTCCCCGGACTGCGCCATCGTGGACGCGGGCTGGCAGAGGGCCTGGGATCTCTCCATCTGGGTCCCCGAGCAACTCCTCGGGCCCGTGGCCACCCATGAGATCTGGGCGGAGGTGTACGACCGGATCGCGGAGCTCGCAGGACGCCACCGCACCACCCTGGTGTTCGTCAGCACCCGGAAGCTGGCGGAACGGGTGGCCCACCGCCTCTCCGAGCGCCTGGGTGAGGGCCGGGTGGCCTCCCACCACGGGAGCCTCGCCCGCACCCTGCGGCAGGAGACGGAGCGCCGGCTCAAGCAGGGCGATCTGTCCGTGGTGGTGGCCACCGCCTCCCTGGAGCTCGGCATCGACATCGGCCACGTGGACCTGGTGTGTCACGTGGGCGCTCCCCGGGCCCTTTCCACCCTCCTCCAGCGGGTCGGCCGGTCCGGGCACGGGATGGACCGGATGCCCAAGGGCGTGCTCTTCCCCCTCACCCGGGATGAGCTCATGCAGTGCGCGGCCGCGGTACAGGCCGTTCGCCGGGGGATTTTGGACCGGGTACTCCTCCCGGAAAAGCCCCTCGACGTGCTGGCCCAGCAGATGGTGGCCATCGCGGCCTGTGCGCCCATCGCAGAGCACGAGCTCTTCGCGCTCGTGCGGGGGGCCTATCCGTACCGGAATCTGAGCCGGCGGGAGTTCGAGCAGGTGCTGGAGATGCTCTCCGAGGGGATCGCGGCCCGCCGAGGGAGAGCCGGTGCCCTGCTGCACCGGGATCGGGTGAAGGGCGTGGTGCGGGCCCGCAGGGGTGCCCGGATGGTGGCCATCACCTGCGGGGGCGCCATCCCGGAGACCTTCGACTTCGACGTGATCGCGGAGCCCGATGAGACCCTCGTCGGCCGGGTGAACGAGGAATTCGCCGTCGAGAGCGCACCGGGAGACGTGTTCCTCCTGGGCAACACCTCCTGGCGGGTGCGCCGGGTGGAAAGCAGCGGACGGGTGCGGGTGGAGAACGCACACGGTGCTCCGCCCACCATCCCCTTCTGGCTCGGGGAGGCGCCGGCCCGCACCTGGGAGCTCTCGCAGGCGGTCTCGGACCTGCGCGCGGCGGTGGCGCAACGGATCCACGACCCCTCCGGTGCCGTGGCCTGGCTCGTGCAGGAGACGGGCCTGGACGAAGCGGGCGCAAAGCAGGTGGTGGACTACATCCGGGAGACGGTGGCGGTGCTGGGCTGCGTGCCCACCCAGGATTGCTTGGTGGCGGAACGGTTCTTCGACGAGGCGGGCGGGATGCAGATCGTGCTGCACACGCCCTTCGGCGCCCGGGTGAACCGGGCATGGGGGCTCGCATTGCGCAAGCGCTTCTGCCTCACCTTCGACTTCGAGCTGCAGGCCGCGGCCACGGACGACGGGATCCTGCTCTCCCTGGGCGAGCAACACAGCTTCCCCCTCGAGCTCATCTTCTCCTTCGTGCGGTCCCAGACCGTCGAGAAGGACCTCCTCCAGGCCACCCTGCAGTCTCCGCTTTTCCTCACCCGGTGGCGACAGAACGCCCAGCGGGCCCTGGCCGTCCTGCGGCAGCGGGGCGGTCGGAAAGTACCGCCCCAGATCCAACGCATGCAGGCGGAGGACCTCCTGGCCGCGGTGTTCCCGGATCAAGTGGGCTGCCAGGACAACCGCATGGGCCCCATCACCCCGCCGGACCATCCGCTGGTAAACGAGACCATCCGCAGCTGCTTGGAGGAAGCGATGGACCTCGGGCGCCTGGCGGAGATCGTGGGACGCATGGAGCGGGGGGAGATCCGCACCGTGGCCGTGGAGACGCCGATTCCCTCCCCCGCCTCCCACGAGATCCTCAACGCGAACCCCTACGCCTTCCTCGACGACGCGCCCCTGGAGGAGCGGCGGGCCCGGGCGGTGCAGCTGCGCCGGGTGGACCCGGAGCTCGCCCGGGGCCCCGGAGCTCTGGATCCCGAGGCCATCGAGGAGGTGCGGGCCCAGGCATGGCCGGACGTGCGGGATCCGGACGAACTCCATGACCTCCTCCATACCCTCGTCCTCCTCCCGGTGCGGGAGGCGGGTCTTTGGGAAGCCTTCGCGGAGAGCCTCTTGCGCGAGGGGCGGGCCACCGTGGCGGTGGCCGGTGACCTCCGGGGATACGTGGCCGCAGAACGCGTGCCCTTCGTCCGGGCCATCTGGCCCCAGGCCCGCTTCCAACCGGAGCCCGAGCGGGCCACGGACCTACCGCAACCGACCCGGGAGGAGGCGGTGCTGGCCGTGGTACGGGGCTGGATGCCGCACCTCGGCCCCACCACGGCCCCGGCCCTGGCCGCGCGGCTGGGTCTTCCGGAAGGGGAGGTCACGGCGGCCCTCGCGGCCCTGGAAGGGACGGGGATGGTGCTGCGGGGGCACTACACCCCGGGGCTCGTGGAGGAGGAGTGGTGCGAGCGCAGGCTCCTCGCGCGGATCCACCGGCTCACCGTGGGCCGGCTGCGGCGGGAGATCGAGCCTGTGGCGCCTTCGGACTTCATGCGGTTTTTGTTCCGGTGGCAGCACGTGCACCCGGGAACCCAGCTGCACGGTCGGGACGGCCTCCTGCAGGTGATCGGCCAACTCCAGGGTCTGGAACTTCCGGCGGAGGCCTGGGAGACGAGCGTGCTTCCCGCCCGGATCCGTGCCTACAACCCCGCGGACCTGGAGGCCCTCTGCCTGAGCGGGGTCGTGACCTGGGGCCGGATCGGGCGGGACGGAAACCCGGAACCCAAGGGGATCCGGCGGCGCAGGAGCTTTTTGCGCACGACGCCCATCGCCTTCCTGCTGCGGGAGGACCTGGAGGTCTACGCGCAACGGGACGGGCTCTCCAGGGAAGGGCTTTCCGTGGTGGCCCGGGACGTCCTGGCGTACCTGGAAGCCCACGGCGCCTCCTTCCTCTCGGACATGGCGAGGGCCCTGCGCCGGCTTCCCTCGGAGGTCGAGGCGGCCCTGTGGGAGCTGGTGGGCGCGGGGCTCGTGAGCGGGGACGGGGTGGGAGGGTTGCGACAGCTCCTGCGCCGGGGGCGGCGGGGGCTGCGGGTACTCCCCGGAGGGCTCCACGGTCGGTCCCTCCCCGTGGGCCGGTGGGCCCTGTGGGGGTCTGGTGGGAAGATCCCGGAGCCGGAACGCACGGAGCGGATCGCGCAGCAACTGCTGCGGCGGTACGGGGTGGTGTTCCGGGAAGTCCTCATACGGGAGCGGATCGCCCCTCCGTGGCGGGATCTCGTGGGGGTGTACCGGCGGTGGGAGCTGCAGGGGCGGATCCGGGGAGGCCGGTTCGTCGGTGGCTTCACGGGCGAGCAGTACGCGCTCCCGGAGGCGGTGGAAGCCCTGCGGGCCGTGCGGCGGACAGCCGGAGATCCGGAAGTCGTGGTGCTCTCCGCCGCGGATCCCCTGAACCTGGTGGGGATCCTGGTCCCCGGGGAGAGGCTCCCGCCCTGGAGCGACCTGTGGATCGCCTTCCGGAACGGCGTGCCGGTGGAGGCCGCGCCGCTTGGGGCGCTGTTGCGGCGGGTGGGGGCGCAAGGTACGGACGCTTGA
- a CDS encoding ABC transporter permease, whose product MGHHRSVARASLLVPLVFLLALPGFAADLPEAAVPERTARRLRVRPGDVLEVAADPAMRRAQRVRVAVVWNPAEHPADVARQELRLVLRLPFLEALTGRPDTVDRVVVRLRQGAQAQRVREDLEAWAVGFDAYTAEELAAHTSRAFVVVSRFHRAIALVTLLAGGIFLVAVTGLRTSEMRREIGALRLVGIGRGTIALAVVGIATGVALLGTLLGLGIGAVLVAAINAYYQPLFQTSLVFAVLEPRTVAAAAAFSVLLGIFSGVAVAARLLRQPPLEQVSR is encoded by the coding sequence ATGGGGCATCATAGGAGCGTGGCGCGCGCAAGCCTGCTCGTCCCCCTCGTCTTTCTCCTCGCGCTCCCGGGGTTTGCGGCGGACCTCCCGGAGGCCGCGGTCCCGGAGCGGACAGCCCGGAGGCTGAGGGTACGGCCAGGAGATGTCCTCGAGGTGGCCGCGGATCCCGCCATGCGCCGCGCCCAGCGGGTTCGGGTGGCGGTGGTGTGGAACCCCGCAGAGCACCCCGCGGACGTGGCCCGCCAGGAGCTGCGGCTGGTGTTGCGGCTCCCGTTCCTGGAGGCCCTTACGGGTCGTCCCGATACGGTGGACCGGGTGGTGGTGCGGCTGCGGCAGGGTGCGCAGGCCCAACGGGTGCGGGAGGATTTGGAGGCGTGGGCCGTGGGCTTCGATGCGTACACCGCGGAGGAGCTCGCGGCCCACACCTCCCGGGCCTTCGTGGTGGTCTCCCGGTTCCACCGGGCCATCGCCCTCGTGACCCTGCTCGCCGGAGGGATCTTCCTGGTGGCGGTGACGGGCCTGCGCACCAGCGAGATGCGGCGGGAGATCGGGGCCCTGCGTCTGGTGGGGATCGGCCGGGGGACCATCGCCCTCGCGGTGGTGGGCATCGCCACGGGCGTGGCGCTCTTGGGTACCCTGCTGGGGCTCGGGATCGGTGCGGTCCTCGTGGCGGCCATCAACGCGTACTACCAGCCCCTCTTCCAGACCTCCCTGGTCTTCGCGGTGCTGGAACCGCGGACGGTGGCGGCCGCCGCGGCCTTCTCGGTGCTTCTGGGCATCTTCTCGGGCGTCGCCGTGGCCGCGCGGCTGCTGCGCCAGCCTCCCCTCGAACAGGTGAGTCGGTAG
- a CDS encoding FtsX-like permease family protein: protein MTFLALRSLRRSPARTLLLLAGITLSGSLLLDMTMLGSGLVESFGDVLGRLGYEIRVVPRGTLPLSSTLLIPNASGIARRIAAHPDVAWATPMIATQLYAEAGGRRLSVVAYGIPSRLPGLVRTEADVRGGAVLNALLARELRVRPGDRIRLGTRLSPQTLAPETAAEVRVAGLGEFPFDLRGQRTLAVALRVLEALLGTQDSASFLVVKVREGADPEAVREWVNRTFPELEALSIPALLQAVRRQLRYFDHFSVILSGVSLVVAALLVGTVLTLQIGERLGELAVLRAIGLRRSRVVLLILAEGFVLAAISTPLALGIGLGLSEPLDAILRTMPGVPQDLRFFVLSPSAVLHTVLLLLSAGTLGAAYPAWVAGSLHLATTLHQEVQA from the coding sequence GTGACGTTCCTGGCCCTCCGCTCCCTCCGCCGGTCTCCTGCCCGGACCCTGCTCTTGCTGGCGGGCATCACCCTCTCCGGGAGCCTCCTGCTCGACATGACCATGCTGGGATCGGGGCTGGTGGAGAGCTTCGGGGACGTGCTGGGAAGGCTGGGGTACGAGATCCGCGTGGTTCCCCGCGGCACCCTCCCCCTCTCCTCCACCCTCCTCATCCCGAACGCCTCGGGGATCGCGAGGAGGATCGCCGCGCATCCCGACGTGGCCTGGGCAACTCCCATGATTGCCACCCAGCTCTACGCGGAGGCCGGAGGAAGGCGGCTCAGCGTGGTGGCCTACGGGATCCCGTCCCGCCTTCCCGGCCTCGTGCGGACAGAGGCGGACGTCCGAGGGGGGGCGGTGCTCAACGCCCTTCTCGCCCGGGAACTGCGGGTGCGTCCGGGGGACCGCATTCGGCTCGGCACCCGCCTGAGCCCCCAGACCCTGGCCCCGGAGACTGCCGCGGAGGTGCGGGTGGCGGGGCTTGGGGAATTTCCCTTTGACCTACGGGGCCAGCGCACCCTCGCGGTTGCCCTCCGGGTCCTGGAGGCGCTGTTGGGAACCCAGGACAGCGCCTCGTTCCTGGTGGTGAAGGTACGGGAGGGAGCGGATCCGGAGGCGGTGCGGGAGTGGGTGAACCGGACCTTCCCGGAGCTGGAGGCCCTCTCCATCCCGGCATTGCTCCAAGCGGTCCGCAGACAGCTCCGGTACTTCGACCATTTCTCCGTCATCCTGAGCGGGGTGAGTCTCGTGGTGGCCGCGCTCCTCGTGGGAACGGTGCTTACCCTGCAGATCGGGGAGCGGCTGGGAGAGCTCGCGGTGCTCCGGGCCATCGGGCTCCGGAGATCTCGGGTGGTGCTCCTGATCCTCGCGGAGGGGTTTGTCCTCGCGGCCATCAGCACTCCCCTCGCCCTTGGAATCGGGCTAGGCCTCAGCGAGCCCCTCGACGCCATCCTCCGGACCATGCCGGGGGTACCTCAGGACCTCCGGTTCTTCGTGCTCTCCCCCTCCGCGGTCCTGCACACCGTGCTCCTCCTCCTCTCCGCGGGAACCCTGGGGGCCGCGTACCCCGCCTGGGTGGCGGGAAGCCTCCACCTCGCCACCACCCTCCACCAGGAGGTGCAGGCGTGA
- a CDS encoding ABC transporter ATP-binding protein, whose product MTAVVEVREAWRVYRLNGVEVPALRGVSLQVHPRDFLAIVGPSGSGKSTLLHLMGGVDLPTAGEVRLFGNPTHRMTEAQRAALRLHRVGFVFQRFFLLPHLTLEENVLLPMLEARVPAEERRKRVEELLGYVGLLHRRHHLPGQLSGGEMQRGAIARALANRPGLLLADEPTGELDQETGREIGKLFRRIREDGVAVVVVTHNPELASLAEGVLTIRDGRFV is encoded by the coding sequence GTGACGGCCGTGGTGGAGGTTCGGGAGGCCTGGCGCGTGTACCGGCTAAACGGGGTTGAGGTCCCGGCCCTGCGGGGGGTCTCCCTCCAGGTACACCCCCGGGATTTCCTCGCCATCGTGGGACCCTCGGGCAGCGGGAAGTCCACGCTCCTGCACCTCATGGGCGGGGTGGATCTTCCCACCGCGGGGGAGGTGCGGCTGTTCGGGAACCCCACCCACCGCATGACGGAGGCGCAGCGCGCGGCCCTGCGCCTGCACCGCGTGGGATTTGTCTTCCAGCGGTTCTTCCTCCTCCCCCACCTCACCCTGGAGGAGAACGTGCTCCTCCCCATGCTGGAGGCCCGGGTTCCCGCGGAGGAGCGGCGGAAGCGGGTGGAGGAGCTGCTGGGGTACGTGGGGCTCCTGCACCGGCGGCACCACCTGCCCGGGCAGCTCTCGGGCGGCGAGATGCAGCGGGGGGCCATCGCCCGCGCCCTCGCGAACCGCCCCGGGCTGCTCCTCGCGGATGAGCCCACCGGGGAACTCGACCAGGAGACGGGGCGGGAGATCGGGAAACTCTTCCGCAGGATCCGGGAGGACGGGGTGGCCGTGGTGGTGGTCACCCATAACCCGGAACTCGCCTCCCTCGCGGAAGGGGTGCTCACCATCCGGGATGGGAGGTTCGTGTGA
- a CDS encoding cation-translocating P-type ATPase, protein MAADVSEPRWHSLPLEEVIRQLGTDPHTGISDREAEERLRKWGPNALPQPTARGPLGIFLEQFRSALVLVLLIAVALSAVLGDLPEAAAVAAVLVLNALLGYVQEYRAERAMEALRRLVVPQARVRRAGRIREIPGTHLAPGDVVILEAGDRVPADIRLAETAGLRADESTLTGESEPVDKDASARPDPRTPLAERRNMAYAGTTVTAGRGVGIVVATGLRTELGRVASLVAVVRPERTPLQDRLERLARQLGIAALGIVAVVTVLGLLRGEGWDRVLLVGVSLAVAAVPEGLPAVLTIALSLGAQRMLRRRALIRKLAAVETLGSVTVVCTDKTGTLTRNQLSVARWWTAGAPSEPLPAFLVAAMCNDAQQDADHRVVGDPVDVALLEAVRAEGGDVRGWRQRLPRVGEWPFDARRKRMVTVHRVEEPTGIPWLETAPYAVFVKGAPEVVVPGCTRWWTAGGAERLGEKARVRVNARVEAMAREGMRVLALAFRTAEAPPDREETAADGLVLAGLVGLVDPLRPEVPRAVEMCHRAGIRVVMVTGDHPTAARAIARAAGIVEDPHAQVITGSELEELPQEALGRLVREASVYARVVPEQKLRLVEALQAQGEVVAVTGDGVNDGPALRRADVGVAMGSGTEVAKEASAMVLLDDHFATLVAAVEEGRVVFDNVRKFVRYLFTTNAAELVTMLAAGIAGLPFPLYPLQILWINLITDGLPALALALEPPEEDVMDRPPRRRDEPVLDRASGWAVIWVGLLTGLLTLGIGTGYLRAADPRWQTVVFVGLAFAQFGGVYALRTHRSAWRTALQNRALAGAVALGIVLQLGVVYLPPLQGVFRTLPLDPAALGVTFLLGMVALGAVELEKAVRRVRRPTAP, encoded by the coding sequence ATGGCCGCGGACGTCTCGGAACCCCGGTGGCACAGCCTCCCGTTAGAAGAAGTGATCCGCCAGCTCGGGACGGATCCCCATACGGGCATCTCCGACCGGGAGGCAGAAGAGCGCCTGCGCAAGTGGGGCCCCAACGCCCTCCCCCAGCCCACCGCGCGCGGTCCTCTCGGGATCTTCCTGGAGCAGTTCCGAAGCGCCCTCGTGCTCGTGCTGCTGATCGCGGTGGCCCTCTCCGCGGTCCTAGGAGACCTCCCGGAAGCCGCGGCGGTGGCCGCGGTTCTGGTGCTGAACGCCCTCCTGGGATACGTCCAGGAGTACCGGGCGGAGCGGGCCATGGAGGCCCTGCGGCGGTTGGTGGTCCCTCAAGCCCGGGTGCGTCGGGCCGGACGCATCCGAGAGATCCCCGGTACCCACCTGGCTCCGGGGGACGTGGTGATCCTGGAGGCAGGGGACCGGGTCCCCGCGGACATCCGGCTGGCGGAGACCGCGGGTCTGCGCGCGGACGAGTCCACCCTCACGGGAGAATCCGAGCCCGTGGACAAGGACGCCTCGGCACGACCGGATCCCCGGACGCCCCTCGCGGAGCGGCGCAACATGGCCTACGCGGGGACCACGGTGACGGCAGGCCGCGGGGTGGGGATCGTGGTGGCCACGGGCCTGCGGACGGAGTTGGGACGGGTGGCGTCCCTGGTGGCGGTGGTGCGGCCCGAGCGCACGCCTCTACAGGACCGGCTGGAGCGGCTTGCCCGGCAGCTGGGGATCGCGGCCCTGGGGATCGTGGCGGTGGTCACGGTCCTGGGGCTCCTGCGGGGTGAAGGGTGGGACCGGGTGCTCCTGGTGGGGGTGAGCCTGGCGGTGGCCGCGGTCCCGGAGGGATTGCCCGCGGTACTCACCATCGCGCTGAGTCTGGGAGCCCAGCGGATGCTCCGGCGCCGCGCGCTGATCCGGAAGCTCGCCGCGGTGGAGACCCTCGGGAGCGTCACCGTGGTTTGCACGGACAAGACCGGAACCCTCACCCGAAACCAGCTCTCCGTGGCCCGGTGGTGGACTGCCGGAGCTCCGTCCGAGCCGCTCCCGGCCTTTTTGGTGGCGGCGATGTGTAACGACGCCCAGCAGGACGCGGACCACCGGGTGGTGGGAGATCCCGTGGACGTGGCCCTGCTGGAGGCCGTCCGGGCAGAGGGCGGGGACGTCCGAGGCTGGCGGCAAAGGCTCCCCCGGGTGGGGGAGTGGCCCTTCGATGCCCGCCGGAAGCGCATGGTCACCGTGCACCGGGTGGAAGAGCCGACGGGGATCCCGTGGCTTGAAACCGCGCCTTACGCGGTGTTCGTGAAGGGGGCACCCGAGGTGGTGGTTCCGGGATGTACCCGGTGGTGGACTGCCGGCGGGGCGGAACGGTTGGGGGAGAAGGCGCGGGTACGGGTGAACGCCCGGGTGGAGGCCATGGCCCGAGAAGGGATGCGGGTGCTGGCCCTGGCCTTCCGTACCGCCGAGGCGCCCCCGGACCGCGAGGAAACCGCTGCGGACGGACTCGTGCTCGCGGGCCTGGTGGGGCTTGTGGATCCCCTCCGGCCGGAGGTCCCGAGGGCCGTGGAGATGTGTCACCGGGCCGGAATCCGGGTGGTCATGGTGACCGGTGACCATCCCACCGCGGCCCGGGCCATCGCCCGGGCCGCGGGGATCGTCGAGGACCCCCACGCCCAGGTGATCACGGGGTCCGAGCTGGAGGAATTGCCGCAAGAAGCCTTGGGTCGGCTGGTCCGGGAGGCCTCCGTGTACGCCCGGGTGGTGCCGGAGCAAAAGCTGCGTCTGGTGGAAGCCCTGCAGGCGCAGGGGGAGGTGGTGGCGGTCACGGGGGACGGGGTAAACGACGGACCAGCGCTGCGTCGGGCGGACGTAGGCGTGGCCATGGGAAGTGGCACGGAGGTGGCGAAGGAGGCCTCGGCGATGGTGCTGCTGGACGATCACTTCGCCACCCTCGTGGCCGCGGTGGAGGAGGGACGGGTGGTTTTCGACAACGTGCGGAAGTTCGTCCGCTACCTCTTCACCACGAACGCCGCGGAGCTGGTGACGATGCTGGCCGCGGGGATCGCGGGCCTTCCGTTCCCTCTCTACCCCCTCCAGATCCTGTGGATCAACCTCATCACGGACGGGCTCCCCGCCTTGGCCCTCGCCCTGGAGCCACCAGAGGAGGACGTGATGGATCGTCCGCCGCGCCGTCGGGACGAACCGGTTCTGGACCGTGCCTCGGGCTGGGCCGTGATCTGGGTCGGACTCCTCACGGGTCTCCTGACCCTGGGGATCGGTACGGGATACCTGCGGGCCGCAGATCCCCGGTGGCAGACGGTGGTATTCGTGGGGCTTGCCTTCGCCCAGTTCGGTGGGGTCTACGCCCTGCGCACCCATAGATCCGCGTGGCGTACCGCCCTGCAGAACCGGGCCCTGGCCGGCGCGGTGGCCCTGGGCATCGTTTTGCAGCTCGGGGTGGTGTACCTCCCGCCCCTTCAGGGGGTCTTCCGGACCCTCCCCCTGGATCCCGCTGCCCTCGGGGTGACATTCCTCCTCGGAATGGTGGCGCTCGGGGCGGTGGAGCTGGAAAAGGCGGTGCGGCGGGTGCGGCGTCCTACCGCCCCGTGA
- a CDS encoding aminotransferase class I/II-fold pyridoxal phosphate-dependent enzyme, whose product MGRWTSARVRRMPESVFLLMDREKGRLREAGREVVDLSLGSSDLSPPEEVLQVLQEAVRDRTTHRYCLRSDTRPFLEAATRWYARRWGIELDPDREALALVGSQEGLAHLLWAVTDPGDLVLLPAVGYPSYWGAAAIAGLEVYPVPLRSDLLPDLAAVPEAVARRARLLILNYPNNPTAAVAPEAFFEEALHFARRHDLLLVHDNPYVDIVFEGKAPSPLALPGARERVVELFSLSKSYHMGGFRLGFALGNPEAIAALEAAKAPVDFNQYLGILRMGIAALSLPEERVRRDVEVFRARRDALVSALRGSGWSIEPPKATLYLWIRLPEGTDDVAFSVGLLRETGIAVSPGQGFGPGGRGYIRVALVQPPEILAEAARRLSAFVHARV is encoded by the coding sequence ATGGGACGCTGGACTTCCGCACGGGTACGCCGTATGCCCGAAAGCGTCTTCCTCCTCATGGACCGGGAGAAAGGCCGGCTCCGGGAGGCCGGGCGGGAGGTGGTGGACCTCTCCCTGGGCAGCAGCGACCTCTCGCCTCCGGAGGAGGTGCTTCAGGTGCTGCAGGAAGCCGTCCGCGACCGCACCACCCACCGCTACTGCCTGCGCTCCGACACCCGGCCGTTTCTGGAGGCCGCCACCCGGTGGTACGCGCGACGGTGGGGGATTGAACTGGATCCCGATCGGGAAGCCCTGGCCCTGGTGGGATCCCAGGAGGGCCTGGCGCATCTCCTGTGGGCGGTGACGGACCCCGGGGACCTGGTGCTCCTGCCCGCGGTGGGATACCCCTCGTACTGGGGGGCCGCGGCCATCGCGGGACTGGAGGTCTACCCCGTTCCCCTCCGATCCGACCTCCTCCCGGATCTCGCCGCGGTGCCCGAAGCCGTGGCCCGGCGGGCGCGGCTCTTGATCCTGAACTACCCCAACAACCCCACCGCCGCGGTGGCCCCGGAGGCCTTCTTCGAGGAGGCCCTCCACTTCGCGCGGCGGCACGACCTCCTACTGGTACACGACAACCCGTACGTGGACATCGTGTTCGAAGGGAAAGCCCCTTCCCCGCTCGCGCTGCCCGGAGCCCGGGAGCGGGTGGTGGAGCTGTTCAGCCTCTCGAAGTCCTACCACATGGGCGGGTTCCGGCTGGGGTTCGCCCTGGGCAACCCGGAGGCCATCGCGGCCCTGGAAGCCGCAAAGGCCCCCGTGGACTTCAACCAGTATCTCGGGATCCTGCGCATGGGAATCGCGGCCCTCTCCCTCCCGGAGGAGCGGGTGCGCCGGGACGTGGAGGTCTTCCGGGCCCGCCGGGACGCCCTGGTGTCCGCCCTGCGGGGATCCGGATGGTCCATCGAGCCCCCGAAGGCCACCCTTTACCTGTGGATCCGGCTTCCGGAGGGGACCGACGACGTGGCCTTCTCCGTAGGACTGCTGCGCGAGACCGGGATCGCGGTCTCCCCCGGTCAGGGCTTCGGGCCGGGCGGAAGGGGGTACATCCGGGTAGCCCTGGTGCAGCCGCCGGAGATCCTGGCCGAGGCTGCCCGGCGGCTCAGCGCCTTTGTCCACGCCCGGGTTTAG